Below is a genomic region from Streptococcus salivarius.
ACTTTTAAAATGAAATCACTTGCAAATTCCTTAGTTTAGTCATTATTTAATCTATCGCTATTTCACTCTATTACTGTTTCAGTAACAAGCTTACCCAATCAACAGTTCGAACTAAATATTTCATTTCGCAGAATCATAGAGTAGGCTCTAGGATTTTCAGTGATCTTGCGACAGTGACCATATCCTTGCCAAATATGAAATTTGGCTTGAGGATACTTTTTGGGGAGAGCTTTTTTAGCAGCTATCAAGTCGAATTCTTTTGAACCATAAAAGAATACACAACTTTTTTGTTCCTCTGGCGTAAGGTTGGGCAAATCCACAAATGCACAATCATGGGAAATATGTTTGATGCTTTCTTCATCCATAGCAATGAAAGAATCTGCCATCATCACTCCTTTTTCTCCATAAAGTGAAACCATCTTTCGAACAGCTAGATCTATGTTGCGTATAGCTTTTCTATGTTTTTTTAGCAATAGGTACCTAGTAAATACATCAAGCAAAGGTGATTTTGTCCATAAACTTACCCCCTCAAAAACAACCTTACCAAACCCGATATCCTTATATTTCAATAATTTTAGTAAAACGACTCCACCCAAGGAAGCACCGAACGCTAAACGCAAGTCTTTAATATGATGATCCTTTAAATATTCATAAATCATTTGGCTTTCCTTAAGAGCCGATTCGTAAATGGTCGAAGCTGATTGCCCATGTGCAGATAAATCCGGAATGATATATCTAAACTCTTGTCCCATCTGATCTGCAATCAGCGATTTCATCCCTTGTGCAGAAGATAACATTGGATGGATTAATAATATCGTCTCCTTCTGATTAGAATTAAGATCAAGAATGTTCATTTTTTTCCACCAGATTTCCTTCCTTTACTACTCTTCTTAAGTTTCATCCAGATAAATATTGACTGCTAGGTATTCTTGCTTTTTAGCATAAGCAAATACATCTGAGGCTCTAATATAATCAAAAATATTTTCCTCTAAATCTTCATCCCAGGTTGATTCACTAAAGATTTGATTGTCTTGACTAGCTTCATAGAAAATATCAAGGTGAACTTGATAAAACTCTTCATCTTCATTTGGAGCTTGCCTTACTAACGATAGTTGAAACAAGGGTTTATTAGATATAGCTGAATATGCCCCTGTCTCAAATAAAATCATCTCATCCTCAATAGGAACACTACACAAATCTTCAAAGATTTCTACCATATCCTCTAAAGGCATCTTATCAGTGATTCTATCTTTTAAAAATTCAAGTGATTGCTTCATGCTTTTCCTCTTTCTACATAATTGCCATCAGAAACTAACTTAAAATTAAAAATGACTTATAAATCAAAGTAGTATCTCCTTATTGGAGTTGCTACTATAGATGCCATAACAACTATACCGATAACAATCCATAGCCAGATATTCCTTTGGGCCTATTCGATGACAAAAGCACTAAAATAAAGGATCACCCAAAGTATGGACAGATAAAGAGATCCCACACCTAAAAAAGCCCTGTCATCCAAGTGTAGGGAAATGGTTCCCTGATAAGATAATTCTCTAAAATAAAATAAGAAATAATCTCTCGAATTCACTCAACTTTCTTATCTCTAATCTGGATTTTAACTTAATAGAATGACTAATATCAGCTTGGAAAAAATCTAATAAAAAGTAGAACCTCTACTCCCTTCATTATACTACATAAATAGGATAAAAGACTGAACCATATAGTTTTCACCTTGGTTTCAGTCTTATTTTTTTATAAGAGCCACGTTGTAAAATGAAGTGCAACACAAAGTTCCTCATCCTACTTATAAAAAATCTTGACCCAATCCTGCTCTGCACTTAGGATACGAGCAACATACACTGTATGCTTCTCCATATAATAAAATGCGAGATAGTTCTCTATTGGCATATAACGATAGGGTTTTCCATCATTTGTCATATCACCATACCCCCGGCTTGATACCAGAGGACATGCTTCTGGAAACAGTTCTAGGGTCTCAAGAGCGCTTAATAGCAAATCGACTTTGCCATCTGCAGCTTGCTGACTATAAAAATTCACAAGAATATAGTCGTGAATCTCTCGCAAGTCCTGCTTAGCTCTATCTGTAAGGAAGACCTGATAGCGTTTCAACTTAGTCAAGACCAAATTCCTTTCTCACATCGGCTACAGAAGTGACTTTTCCTTGAGCAATTTCCTGGTGCCCCACTAAAATCTCCTTCTTTAAGTCCTCAAAGGCCACTTGATACTGCGTGTTCTGCAAATCACTTGAAACAAATTCTCTTGGATCCACAGTCCCGTTGGCAATTTTTCGAAGTGCTGCATTCAGGACATCTGACACAGAAATTTTTTCATCTGCAAGTACTTCTTTTGTTTTCTGATAAAACATCGCATCTGCGCGAAAATTCACTGCTTTCGTGTTTGCCATTTCTACCTCTCCTTTGTACATACAATTTGTATATACATTCTACCATATGAAAGAGAGGAGATTCAAGTGAAGAATGGATTCTTCTTTCACCGAATATAAGGTGGAATAGATAAGAGGGCTGAAGTAATTAATATTTTTTGACAGAAAAAGGTGATAGATTATTCTGTCTATCACCTTGTGTTTTGTATTTGCGAAGTTCCTTATTTCCCCTTTAAAAATGGCTCAACTAAATCAACCCACTCTTGAGGCAGGTAAGCTGATAAATAGCCATGGTTATAGCCCTTTGCTTCATACAGGATCGTGTTAGGATGCAACTGCTGAAATAATCTAGCTGATTCCTTAACACAGTTCAATTCTTTTTCACCATAAATATAGAGAACCTGCGCCTTACTTTTGGAAATCCTACTATTCAATTTGTAGTGCCTCATATAAGTTTTATAGATGGTCACTAATGTTTTGATAGGTGTCCTTGGCATATCTTCCATAAAATAATTTTTTATCTCGTCTGGATAAGCTAACTGGGGATAGATGTTATTCATTATGCATAATTGAAGTTTACAGGCGGGTTTACCGAACATCAGTTTACCGAATAATGCTACCAATAGGATGCTAAATCTCGCCAACCTTGATTGAGGAATACAGATACTTCCGTCTATGATAGCCTTCTCAGCTATATCGCTGTCTAATGACAAAAGCTCCATGGCAATTTGACCGCCAAGTGAAACACCACCCACAGCAAGTAATTTCCCACCGCAGTTCTGTCGGACATAGTTCAGAATTTCCTGTGCCGAATCTTCCGTTGATATATAATCCTTTTGATGCTCCTCTCCGTGACCATTGAGTGTTGGTAGAATGACATGGTATTTATGAGACAAGATACGAGCTTGCCTAAGGTAACTCCACCAAGAACTACCCCCACCGTGTATTAATAAAACGGGAGGCAAATTTTTATCACCAAATTCATGAAATTTCATATTTGATACCCTCCAAAATGTCTCATATAGATAGTACTATTCTTTTTTTGAACGCCTACGCTCGTCTTTTTCATTCTACTTATAAAAAATCTTCACCCAATCTTGTTTTGCACTTAAAATACGAGCAACAAATACTGTATGATTCTCAATATAATAAAATGCGAGATAATTCTCTATTGGCATATAACGATAGGGTTTCCCATCGTCCGTCATTTCACCATAACCTCTACTAGATACAAGTGGACATGCTTCAGGAAATATTTCTAAGGTTTCAAGAGCAGTCAATATCAAATCGACCTTACCATCTGCAGATTGTTGGCTATAAAAATTCATAACAATATAGTCATGAATTTCTCGTAAGTCCTGCTTAGCTCGATCCGCAAGAAAAACCTGATAGCGTTTCAACTTAGTCAAGGCCAAATTCCTTTCTCACATCTGCTACAGAAGTAACTTTATCTTGCGCAATTTCCTGATGCCCGATTAAAATTTCCCTCTTTAAATCCTCAAAAGCCACTTGATACTGTGTATCTTGCAAATCACTAGAAACAAATTCTCTTGCATCAACTGTCCTATTAGCAATTTTTCTAAGTGCTGCATTGAGGACATCTGATACCGTAATTTTTTCATCTGCTAAGATGTCTTTCGTTTTTTGGTAAAATACCGAATCTGCTCGAAAATTTACTGCTTGTGTCTTTGCCATACTAACAACTCCTTTCGTAAATACATTTTGTATATACATTCTAACATATAAAAGAAAAAGTATTCAACTAAAAATAACGCATCACATACGACAAAAAGCCCTTTCGTTCAAAGGTTTCTAAGATTTTAAGCAGAGAAACACACTCCACACGGTGCATCTTGTGGAAGTTCAAAGCTCCGGTGGAGCTTTGAAGCGTCTCGCCTAGAAATGTAAATGCGAGATGTTTGACTACATTTTACTAACAAACATACACACTCAACGTGAAACGAGTGCTCGCTAAGTACGTCAAGTAGTTATGTCTGTATGTGGGAACATGTCTATAACCCTTTTAACGATAGATAAAGTCTATCGTTAAAAAGTATCAGACAGATAAACTGGGATTTCTCTCTATTCTCTCCAAATGTATTATGTGGAGCACACCACCCGTATATACAATCTAACATCTGCAAGATACTCTTTAGACAAGCTACCCTTTAAGCTGTTGTGATACTTTAAAAGTAGGTTGGATTACTGCTCTTGTTCAATACCTAAATCCTTATTCGTGAAATTTGACTAAGCTATTATTTCAAACTTAGATGCATCAACATCTCTCCATTAGCTCCTACCCCAAAACTGGATTTGAAAAGACTTGTCTATAATGATAAGCTTTATCACGTACAAAACGGGACAGTTCTTTTTTTCTCATGTTGCATTTTTAAGATGCCTGAACGGAGACCATATGTGCGTAAACACCGTCTTTTTCCATGAGTTTCTCGTGATTTCCACGCTCTATGATTTTCCCGTCAGATATAACAAGGATCTGGTCTGCATCTTTTATCGTCTTTAATCTATGGGCAATGACAAGAAGCGTCTTATTCTTGCATAGTTCCGAAATCGCTTCTTGTATCGCACATTCATTATCTGCGTCAACACTTGCTGTTGCTTCATCTAAAATAACGATGGGCGAATCCTTCAGGATACATCTAGCAATGGAAAGTCTTTGCTTTTCTCCGCCGGAAAGCGATGCTCCGCCTTCCCCGATTACCGTATCAAATCCTTCTGGAAACGACATAATAAGGTCATAACATCTTGCCTTCTTTGCAGCCTCAATTACTTCTTCCCTTGTAGCATCAGGTCTACCAATTATGATATTGTTGTATATCGTGTCCTTAAAAAGATAAACCCTCTGGAACACCATACTGATTTTATCCATAAGGCTTCCCAAGGAAACATTTTTTATATCTTTGCCATCAACTTTAATCGTTCCATCCTTGATATCCCAAAATCTCGCAAGAAGAGAGGCTATTGTAGATTTTCCACCACCTGAGGGTCCTACAAGAGCAGTCATTTCCCCCTTTTTCATAGTAAAAGAGATATGATTCAGCACATTCTTTCCTGTATAGCCAAAGCTTACATCGCTATACTCAACAAGAGAATCATTTCCCCCTGCATCTTTAGATAATGCAATATCAGCAAAATCATGAAGTTCTTCCGCTTCAAACACCTCTTCTATTCTGTCTAAAGATGCCGCTGTTACGGTAAGTCTGGTAATTTGTCCATAATAGCTCTCTATGGAAATAAATAGATCAAATAAGAACAATACCATTCCCACCATATTGTCCGACGCCATTTCACCTTTCGCATATAACAGGCCTGCTACAGCAAGCATGAAGGATGTGCCAATCCCGTAAGTAAGGTATAAAGCCCTCGCCCACGGCCCATAACTTTTCTCAAAATCAATACTTTCCCTACAGCTTTTATCAAACTCAGCGGAAAGACTTTTTGATTTTTCCCCTAGCATATTAAATGACTTGATAATTCCTATTCCTTCGGCAAAAGCCAAAACCTCTTCCGTAAGCGATTCACTTCCCTCTTGCTTCGTCTTGGAATGCACAAGAGTCGTTTTCATCATGCAATTTCCAACGATGAAAAAGGCAATAATGACTACGCATGCAGCAACCCCTAATCGTATATCCATGACAAACATCATGAGTGTCATGAGCCCCTGGGAAATCATAAAAGTCACAAGTTCCGACAAAACACCCATACAGCACTCTTCAATAAATACCATGTCTGTACATAGAACCGTGCTTATTTTTCCCATATTTCCTTCTGTAAAGTATCCCATAGGAAGTTTCCGGAGATGATCTCCGAGTCTCATTCGCATATCCGCAAACACCTCATATCCTGTTGCGGATTGAAGAACATTCGTGATGTGTTCAAAAACAGCTTCTACCGCTATACAAATAACAAGACCAATTCCGAGATAAAGGCATATCTTTTCATTCATCTGCCCTTTCATAAACAGACTGATTGCAAAAAAACTGAAGATTAACGGTGCCTTCATCATAATCCCCTTGATGAAAGAAGTTAGATACGAAGCTCTAATCCTGGAGCTATATTTTCCTGTCATACAAACAATTCTATGCAGTATCTTTAACATGCCTTCTCCCCCTTAATCTTCCATGTACTTGCACTTACAGAGGCATCCCAGAATTTCTTATACTCCGGACATTCTTCCAAGAGCTTCTCATGCTTATCGGCTGCCATACACTTGCCCTCCTTTAGCACACAAATCTTATCCGCATTTTTTACCGTGGAAAGTCTGTGCGCAATCACAAGCACCGTCTTATTCTTTGTGATTTCATCAAGAGCAGCATTTAATTTTTCTTCATTTTCAGGGTCCATAAAAGCAGTAGCCTCGTCCAAAACAATAATCGGCGCATCCTTCAAAATCGCACGTGCCAAGGAAATTCTCTGGCGCTCC
It encodes:
- a CDS encoding alpha/beta fold hydrolase; this translates as MKFHEFGDKNLPPVLLIHGGGSSWWSYLRQARILSHKYHVILPTLNGHGEEHQKDYISTEDSAQEILNYVRQNCGGKLLAVGGVSLGGQIAMELLSLDSDIAEKAIIDGSICIPQSRLARFSILLVALFGKLMFGKPACKLQLCIMNNIYPQLAYPDEIKNYFMEDMPRTPIKTLVTIYKTYMRHYKLNSRISKSKAQVLYIYGEKELNCVKESARLFQQLHPNTILYEAKGYNHGYLSAYLPQEWVDLVEPFLKGK
- a CDS encoding ABC transporter ATP-binding protein, which translates into the protein MLKILHRIVCMTGKYSSRIRASYLTSFIKGIMMKAPLIFSFFAISLFMKGQMNEKICLYLGIGLVICIAVEAVFEHITNVLQSATGYEVFADMRMRLGDHLRKLPMGYFTEGNMGKISTVLCTDMVFIEECCMGVLSELVTFMISQGLMTLMMFVMDIRLGVAACVVIIAFFIVGNCMMKTTLVHSKTKQEGSESLTEEVLAFAEGIGIIKSFNMLGEKSKSLSAEFDKSCRESIDFEKSYGPWARALYLTYGIGTSFMLAVAGLLYAKGEMASDNMVGMVLFLFDLFISIESYYGQITRLTVTAASLDRIEEVFEAEELHDFADIALSKDAGGNDSLVEYSDVSFGYTGKNVLNHISFTMKKGEMTALVGPSGGGKSTIASLLARFWDIKDGTIKVDGKDIKNVSLGSLMDKISMVFQRVYLFKDTIYNNIIIGRPDATREEVIEAAKKARCYDLIMSFPEGFDTVIGEGGASLSGGEKQRLSIARCILKDSPIVILDEATASVDADNECAIQEAISELCKNKTLLVIAHRLKTIKDADQILVISDGKIIERGNHEKLMEKDGVYAHMVSVQAS
- a CDS encoding type II toxin-antitoxin system RelE/ParE family toxin; the encoded protein is MTKLKRYQVFLADRAKQDLREIHDYIVMNFYSQQSADGKVDLILTALETLEIFPEACPLVSSRGYGEMTDDGKPYRYMPIENYLAFYYIENHTVFVARILSAKQDWVKIFYK
- a CDS encoding alpha/beta hydrolase; its protein translation is MNILDLNSNQKETILLIHPMLSSAQGMKSLIADQMGQEFRYIIPDLSAHGQSASTIYESALKESQMIYEYLKDHHIKDLRLAFGASLGGVVLLKLLKYKDIGFGKVVFEGVSLWTKSPLLDVFTRYLLLKKHRKAIRNIDLAVRKMVSLYGEKGVMMADSFIAMDEESIKHISHDCAFVDLPNLTPEEQKSCVFFYGSKEFDLIAAKKALPKKYPQAKFHIWQGYGHCRKITENPRAYSMILRNEIFSSNC
- a CDS encoding type II toxin-antitoxin system RelE/ParE family toxin, which translates into the protein MTKLKRYQVFLTDRAKQDLREIHDYILVNFYSQQAADGKVDLLLSALETLELFPEACPLVSSRGYGDMTNDGKPYRYMPIENYLAFYYMEKHTVYVARILSAEQDWVKIFYK
- a CDS encoding antitoxin → MAKTQAVNFRADSVFYQKTKDILADEKITVSDVLNAALRKIANRTVDAREFVSSDLQDTQYQVAFEDLKREILIGHQEIAQDKVTSVADVRKEFGLD